CCTCAAAGGACCTGATGAATTTGGTCACGACGGGGATGCAATTGGTAAAATGAAAAACATAGAAGAAATTGATCAAAGATTTTTCAAAACACTAGTAGAAAATATAGATTCAAGTAATGTCGCAATAATTATTTCTGCAGATCATTCAACTCCATGTATTAACAAAGGACATAGTGATGATCCAGTACCAGTAGTTGTGTCAGCAGATTTTATTAAAAATGATGGTACAACAAGAATGACTGAAGAACAAGCAAAAAAGGGAAGTATCGGATTATTACAGGGTGCAGAGGTTGTTACAAAATCATTAGAACTAATTAGATCTCAAATAAAACCAAATCATTAATTTTCTGCATTTCAACAGATTTTGCCCTTATTCTTTCAACATCTATTGAATGATACATTGAAGGGGAAGTTCCTAATTTTTCCAAAGCTCTTGTCAGCATAGCAACTCCAATACTCAATTCATTTTCTTGGGCATGAGCATATGCAACGGCTACAAGAATTATTCCTTGAACTAATTCTTTTTCACGTCCAAAACATTGTTTCCAAACACCTTCAAATGCCTCATGACATTCCCAAAATCTTTCACTGTTAAAATAAAATATGCCATCTTTAATTCCTTGATCTATTTCAATTTCTTCTTCAACAACATGTCTAATATTATCTAAATTTCCAATTGGAGATAATTTATCAACTAATTCATCCACATCTTTTGTTTCGATAGCTACATCAAATTCAATAAACGTGGTAGCAACTCTACATAGTCTAATATGAGCATCAGTTCCAACAATCAGATCCCTTGCCCGATAAAGAATTTCACGAGAATTTATAGGAATAAATTTCTCATTTTTTAAATGAATCAAATATCGCTCCATATCAGTGATTCATTCCATTTTCTTAAATTTCTTATGTAAGTTCAACTAGGTTTATATGAAATATCCAAAGGATTTTTGATACATGTCAACTATTGAGACGCTTTCAGATGTGAATAATACCTTCTTATCTAGAAGAGAATTAACTTGTGATTTTCCAGGGTCAAGTGGAAAATTGAAGAGTATGGAAGCAGTAGACATGGTTACAAAAGAATTCAAACTTGATGGTAAAGTAGTGATACCAATGAGATTAAAAACTCATGTAGGAATGTCAAAAGTTACTGGAACATTCTATGTTTATGAAGATGAAGGTTTAGCAAAAAAGCATATCAATCCAACAATCTTTTCAAGATTAGAAAAAACTAAAGCAAAAATAGCTGAAGCTGAAAAAGCAGCTGAGGATGCAGCAGCAGAAGCACCAGCTGAGGATGCAGCAGCAGAAGCACCAGCTGAGGATGCAGCAGCAGAAGCACCAGCTGAGGAGAAAACAGAATAATGCCTGTAGAGAAAAAAGGCAATAAAGGTTCTAGTCCAAAAGTTTATGGATATTTCAAAATTGATGGAGATAAAGCAACAAGAACTAAAAAAAATTGTTCAAGATGTGGAAAGGGAGTATACATGTCTGAACACAAAGACAGAAACACCTGTGGAAAATGTGGCTTAACAGAATTTAAACAATAGAAATAATTTTTAAAATAATTTACATCAGTACAATCTTTTTTTACGAATTTTTGAACTTTTTTCTTCTAGCTCAGCAATTTTTACGATAAATTTAGGATCAAGTTTAATGTTTGATAAAGATTCAGCAGATAATTTCACATTATTAGTATCCAAGGATACATTAGATTTTGGCAAATTTTGGTCAGACCAAAATTTTATTACTTTGTCTTCAAGTTTGTAATCACGAAAACCCGAAGGAAATTTTTTAGTAATATGATTTAGCAAAGTCTTATCATTAAAAACAACTCGTGGTTCAAACAAACGAGTTTCATCACTATACACATTTTCAAACAAATTACCAGATAATTCATCAGAAATCAATTCCATTTTTGAGATTTTTCTAATTAATTCTAAAAAATGTAAAAACTCATGAGCCAAAATTGCATGTATCGTACCCTTTAACCCATAAGCAATCAAAGGGGCAGAAATTTGAATAACAACCTGAAATTTTTCTTCAAACATTACAGGAATTGTTCGAGCAAATAAGATTCCATATTCATATGAATTTGAATCAGATGCAGAAAGTACTAGGGAGGGTTCTACATATGCCACAGGATATTGAATTCCAGATGCTTTTTCAATTCGATTAATTCCAGCAACAGTTATTGGAAAACGTTTCAAGGTCAAGTCATATACATTCTGAGGGATAAGACCCTTGGAATATGCATCTCTAAAACGTACTAATGGATCCAACGTTAATTATTAAAAATTTTAATGTAAAAATGTTGATTTTCTTATGATCTAGGTTTTCCAGACTTTGCTTTTTTTACTCGACGAGTATTTGCTCTTTGATCAGCATGTCTTTGATGTTTACCTTTTTTTCTCATTGGCATGATAAATTACAATATTTACTGCTAGTTAATTGTTATCATTGACAACAATCTCTAAGAAATCAAATTCATCAGCAATACAATTAGTTCCAATAGTTTCAGAGACATTAGGAGTAATATCATTTCCAATCACAAATCGTTTAATTGGCAATCCACCTTCAACCCTTATTTTTACCAAAATTATTTGATCAGAAGTTTTTTTGTAATTTATATCAAAAATTTTTTTTTCATAGGATTTTCCAGATTTTTCAGAAACAATTATTGGATAATTTTTAAGATTTTTTAATTTTTTCAAACATCTAGAATCAAATTTAGAATCAGTTGAAATTTTTATTGTGACCAAAGAGGAAAATTTCAATGGGGTTTTAGGAGAATCATCAACTATCTTCAGATTAAAAATAGAAACATAATCAGAAACATAATCAGAGAGTTTTGTTTTTCTTTTTGATGGATTTTGTAGTTTTACAATAAACGGTCTACCAGAGCCCAGCACCAAACTAGATTTATCCTCACCACCTATCCAAGTAAATTTCGTAGTTGTTCCACCAAATTTTTTAAAAATTAACTTTGAGATAACACCTTCAATACTATTAAATTCAGAAATTCCATGAAAGTTGCAAGTTCTACATCCTTTACCTGAACAATTCTCACAAGATTTCTGTTTTTGAGAATAGCCTCGTTTAGATTTAGTATATCGACCAGAAATAACAATTGGTTTTGAACGTAAATTACAAGAATGTTCTTTAAGATTTACAGTAAAAATAATTTCAGGATCATCATAATTTACAATTTTTTTTGTCTTTTTTGAAAAAAGTTTTCCCAATTCTTTTGTAATATTGGATTTGATACCATCAATTCCCCTTAACTTAAATTCAGATTTTAAGGCATCGTCTCTATCAACAATGGAAGGTTTGATTATTGTCCCAATACTAAAAGTCCTAAACGTATAATCAAATGAGGAGTCAATCATCAATTTTAAAAAATGATCTAAATTGTCAAAGAGATTTTTACAAATGTAACATGAGAGGTTTGAGTCATATCCATTTTTTAATTTTTTTCCAAGTAGTTTATTTGAAGATAAGTGAAGCTGTTTTGTAAATAATCTGCCTAAACAATAATCACATAAGTGGTATTTTTTAATAATTTTGCTGGAAGTGGAAAGAACAGTAGAATAATTAGACATTTTTGATTTGAGATTAATTCAGTTATCCCAAACCCATTTTTCTAAGAGTACCTTGCATTTGACGACCTTTAGAAGCTTTCATCAAATTCTTAGAATTTTTATAATTTTTCATTAATTCTTTTACTTCACCTTCAGGCCATCCAGAACCTCTAGCAATTCTTTTGATTCTTGATGAATTAAGTAAATCAGGATCTGCTTTTTCATCTTTATTCATACTTTGAATAATGTATCTCCATTTAGATACCCTATCTTCCATTTGATCAACTTGATCCTCTTTAACCATACCAGACATTCCAGGCATGCTATCAAGGAGACCTTTAAGAGAACCAACTTTTGTAACCTCCTCCAATTGATAAAAGAAATCATCCATGTTCATTTTTCCACTAGATATACGCTTCATCCTAACATCATCACCCTCATTTTCCAATCTTTTTGCCAAATCTAAGACAGCCTGAATATCACCCATTCCAAGTAATCGACCAACAAATCGAGTTGGAGAGAATTTTTCTAAATCATCTATTCTCTCACCAGTACCAATGTACATAATTTGTGCACCAGTTGCGGCAGATGCTGCTAATGCACCACCACCTTTTGCAGAACTATCTAATTTTGAAATTATAACACCACCAACAGGAATTGTTTTATGAAATGCTTCTGCCTGATTGAAACACTGTTGACCAATTGTACCATCAATTACAAGTAAAGCTAAATCAGGTTCTGCAACTTTGTTAATTCTACCCATTTCTTCAAGTAAATCTTGTTCTTCTTTGTGACGACCAGCAGTATCAATAATAATTACATCAAGGGGTTGACCTGCAAAATGCTTTAAACCATTTTGAACAATGTTTGGAGAATCTTTATTATTTTCTTCTCCATAAACTTCAACATTTGATTTTTCACACATCATTTTTAATTGAACCAATGCTCCGGGTCGGTATGTATCAGCACCAACAACACCAACTTTATGACCTTCTCCAGTCAAAAATTTAGCAAGTTTTGAGGCAACTGTGGTTTTTCCACTTCCCTGAATTCCCAACAAAATTATTTTATTTTGTTTCCCAGGTTTAAAATCAAAATTAGATTCATTACCCAATAATTTTGATAATTCATCATATAGAATTTTTACAATATGATCTTTACGTGATAATCCAGGAGGAGGAGTTTCATTTAATGAGCGTTCTTCCAATCGTTTAGTAATTTCAAGTACTAATCGGACATTAACATCAGAAGTCAATAAAGCCCGTTGAACGTCCTTACAGAGATCTTTAATTAATTCTTCATCAATGCCTGAAGATTTAACAATTTTTTTAATTGCATCGCCTAAACTACTTTTTAATCCATCAAGCATTGTAATTTAACTCCGCATCCACTATTTCAAACCTTCCTCTATAACCATCCCAATTTTTTGTGAATTTATTAATTTTAATCGAACTAAAAAATAGTGGGCAGTCAATAACAAAAGTTTCAGCCTCACCACCCTCAAAATTCAAATTAAATCCAAATTTCTCAGATAATGTTTCCAAAGTATTCACATCAGATTTTGAAATCAATTTGCCTAACCATTGATCGTCTAAACCATCTGACGATACGGTAGTCATCATAAAATGAAAATCTGATTCAAGTAAATCATTCATGTATTTTTTAGGTTCACTTTCCCACAAAGGGGAAACAGGAATTAAATTTAATTTCTTACATAAAATTTCAAATTTTTCTTTTTGAAATTTACTTTTAATTCCACCATGAACTAATCCTTCAATTTTAAATTCATTAATTGCATTTTTCAATAATTTCTCTAAGACAATTAATTCATCATTTGTCTCATCAGAAGATGAATCAATGACTAGTTGAGGAATTTTCATTGATTCAGATTGCAATTTTGTCCATTTTAAATTTGGATGGTGTAAAAGATGACTTTCATCAGATTTTGGAAAAACACTCAACAGACAAGTAACTTCATGACCCTGATTTTTTACAAGATGAATTGCATAGGTACTATCCTTTCCACCTGAAAAAAGACAAGCTAATTTCATCAATCAACAAAAATAATCACCTCAATAAAATTCTAAAATATTTTAAAAGATGCTTCAATACTCATAATCGTCATCACAAATCAGACGGCTTTTCCGATAATCATCAGCATCTATGAAAATTTAACAATCATAGAATTTTAGTGCTGTGATTAAAAAATCAATTAACAATTTTTAACTAAATAATTTTAAAAATGTTGTAAAATTTCCACTCTAACTATTTTTGATAGCCATAATTTTGGTGTGTTCCATAACAACCCAATATTCGACATTTTGTCCATTTTCTAATTTACCTTCAACGGATTCATCAACCATACCAACATCTATAGTTTCAAAAGATTCATTGTCCATAACTTGTACAGTATCGCCATTAATGGAGATAATTTGTCCAACTTTTTTGTTGATCATTGGAACGTGGATTTGCATACTGACAGGTCCAACATGAGGTCTGTTTTTACCATCAAAGATACCTTGACCAACTATTCTAGCTTTTGCTGCACCGTGTTTACCAGGTTTTGATGTATCATATTCAATAATTCTACAAGCTTCGCCACTAGGTTGATCTGTATGTGGAAGTAGAATGTATGATCCAATTTTTAATGAACCTAAATCAGATGGTTTACTCATAAAAAACAGTTTTTGCTCGAATATTTAACTTCTACTTTAGTTGATCAAGTATAGAAAGACTCAACAGATTAGATAAAGTAAAGCCTTTTCTAGTAACAT
This window of the Candidatus Nitrosomarinus catalina genome carries:
- a CDS encoding DUF309 domain-containing protein; protein product: MERYLIHLKNEKFIPINSREILYRARDLIVGTDAHIRLCRVATTFIEFDVAIETKDVDELVDKLSPIGNLDNIRHVVEEEIEIDQGIKDGIFYFNSERFWECHEAFEGVWKQCFGREKELVQGIILVAVAYAHAQENELSIGVAMLTRALEKLGTSPSMYHSIDVERIRAKSVEMQKINDLVLFEI
- a CDS encoding 30S ribosomal protein S24e, translating into MSTIETLSDVNNTFLSRRELTCDFPGSSGKLKSMEAVDMVTKEFKLDGKVVIPMRLKTHVGMSKVTGTFYVYEDEGLAKKHINPTIFSRLEKTKAKIAEAEKAAEDAAAEAPAEDAAAEAPAEDAAAEAPAEEKTE
- a CDS encoding diphthine--ammonia ligase, whose translation is MKLACLFSGGKDSTYAIHLVKNQGHEVTCLLSVFPKSDESHLLHHPNLKWTKLQSESMKIPQLVIDSSSDETNDELIVLEKLLKNAINEFKIEGLVHGGIKSKFQKEKFEILCKKLNLIPVSPLWESEPKKYMNDLLESDFHFMMTTVSSDGLDDQWLGKLISKSDVNTLETLSEKFGFNLNFEGGEAETFVIDCPLFFSSIKINKFTKNWDGYRGRFEIVDAELNYNA
- a CDS encoding translation initiation factor IF-5A, which codes for MSKPSDLGSLKIGSYILLPHTDQPSGEACRIIEYDTSKPGKHGAAKARIVGQGIFDGKNRPHVGPVSMQIHVPMINKKVGQIISINGDTVQVMDNESFETIDVGMVDESVEGKLENGQNVEYWVVMEHTKIMAIKNS
- a CDS encoding signal recognition particle receptor subunit alpha, whose amino-acid sequence is MLDGLKSSLGDAIKKIVKSSGIDEELIKDLCKDVQRALLTSDVNVRLVLEITKRLEERSLNETPPPGLSRKDHIVKILYDELSKLLGNESNFDFKPGKQNKIILLGIQGSGKTTVASKLAKFLTGEGHKVGVVGADTYRPGALVQLKMMCEKSNVEVYGEENNKDSPNIVQNGLKHFAGQPLDVIIIDTAGRHKEEQDLLEEMGRINKVAEPDLALLVIDGTIGQQCFNQAEAFHKTIPVGGVIISKLDSSAKGGGALAASAATGAQIMYIGTGERIDDLEKFSPTRFVGRLLGMGDIQAVLDLAKRLENEGDDVRMKRISSGKMNMDDFFYQLEEVTKVGSLKGLLDSMPGMSGMVKEDQVDQMEDRVSKWRYIIQSMNKDEKADPDLLNSSRIKRIARGSGWPEGEVKELMKNYKNSKNLMKASKGRQMQGTLRKMGLG
- a CDS encoding tRNA pseudouridine(54/55) synthase Pus10, with product MSNYSTVLSTSSKIIKKYHLCDYCLGRLFTKQLHLSSNKLLGKKLKNGYDSNLSCYICKNLFDNLDHFLKLMIDSSFDYTFRTFSIGTIIKPSIVDRDDALKSEFKLRGIDGIKSNITKELGKLFSKKTKKIVNYDDPEIIFTVNLKEHSCNLRSKPIVISGRYTKSKRGYSQKQKSCENCSGKGCRTCNFHGISEFNSIEGVISKLIFKKFGGTTTKFTWIGGEDKSSLVLGSGRPFIVKLQNPSKRKTKLSDYVSDYVSIFNLKIVDDSPKTPLKFSSLVTIKISTDSKFDSRCLKKLKNLKNYPIIVSEKSGKSYEKKIFDINYKKTSDQIILVKIRVEGGLPIKRFVIGNDITPNVSETIGTNCIADEFDFLEIVVNDNN
- a CDS encoding 30S ribosomal protein S27ae translates to MPVEKKGNKGSSPKVYGYFKIDGDKATRTKKNCSRCGKGVYMSEHKDRNTCGKCGLTEFKQ